The Thiohalomonas denitrificans genome contains a region encoding:
- a CDS encoding M61 family metallopeptidase — protein sequence MAHSAIHYTIRPAHPEAHLFEITLRIDEPASEGQTLSMAAWIPGSYMIRDFAKNVVRLSASSDGEPVAVEKLDKQTWQCAPCEGSLEVHYEVYCWDLSVRGAHLDPTHGYFNGTGVFLKADGHHHTPCSVDIRPPEDEAYGRWRVATTLPADGAAPYRFGRYRADSYAELVDNPVEMGKFDLIEFESRGKPHAMALTGRYRADTARLATDLQKICDYHIGLFGELPAERYLFLTMAVGDGYGGLEHRSCSSLMCKRDALPRHGMVEPDDAYRDFLGLCSHEYFHTWNVKRIRPKVFQEYDLSREVHTRLLWAFEGITSYYDELALVRAGLISPESYLELLGQMITRVMRVPGRHKQTVAESSFDAWTKLYKQDENAPNAIVSYYSKGALVALALDLTIRRETHGKRSLDDVMHALWNEYGRNDRGIDEREYEAFVEEVAGISLSGFFDKALRGTDDLPLAELLSSVGVGYHLRSAESDTDKGGKPPSPDASHPDLGIRLAPSTEEAKILFAFEGRSAMRAGLSAGDVVVAIDGIKTTRGNLDQLLSRYQGGDKLDVHAFRRDELMTFEVELQETPPDTCYLTLDDAEGETLQYRQHWLGGAG from the coding sequence ATGGCCCACTCCGCCATTCACTACACGATCCGACCGGCCCATCCCGAGGCTCATCTCTTCGAAATCACCCTGCGGATTGACGAACCCGCTTCCGAAGGACAGACGCTCTCCATGGCCGCCTGGATTCCGGGCAGTTACATGATCCGGGATTTCGCAAAGAACGTGGTACGCCTCTCCGCCAGCAGCGACGGCGAACCGGTGGCGGTGGAGAAGCTCGACAAGCAGACCTGGCAGTGCGCACCGTGTGAAGGCTCACTGGAGGTGCACTACGAGGTCTACTGCTGGGATCTGTCGGTACGCGGCGCCCACCTGGACCCGACTCACGGCTATTTCAACGGCACTGGCGTCTTTCTCAAGGCCGATGGTCACCACCACACACCCTGCAGCGTCGATATCCGCCCTCCCGAGGATGAGGCGTACGGGCGCTGGCGGGTCGCCACTACGCTGCCCGCCGACGGCGCCGCCCCCTACCGCTTCGGCCGCTACCGGGCCGACAGCTATGCGGAACTGGTGGACAATCCGGTGGAGATGGGGAAATTCGACCTCATCGAGTTCGAGTCGCGGGGCAAACCCCACGCCATGGCCCTGACCGGCCGTTACAGAGCGGATACGGCACGCCTGGCAACGGATCTGCAGAAGATCTGCGACTACCACATCGGACTGTTCGGGGAGCTTCCCGCAGAGCGCTACCTGTTCCTTACCATGGCCGTGGGGGACGGCTACGGAGGCCTGGAGCACCGCAGCTGCTCCAGTCTGATGTGCAAACGCGACGCCCTGCCCCGCCACGGCATGGTGGAACCGGACGATGCGTACCGCGACTTCCTCGGCCTCTGCAGCCATGAGTACTTCCACACCTGGAACGTCAAGCGGATCCGCCCAAAAGTGTTTCAGGAATACGACCTGTCCCGCGAGGTTCACACCCGTCTGCTGTGGGCCTTCGAGGGGATTACGTCCTATTACGATGAACTGGCACTGGTGCGCGCGGGCCTCATCAGCCCGGAAAGCTATCTGGAACTGCTCGGGCAGATGATCACCCGCGTCATGCGCGTGCCGGGGCGTCACAAGCAGACGGTAGCCGAATCCAGCTTCGACGCCTGGACCAAGCTCTACAAACAGGACGAGAACGCCCCCAACGCCATTGTCAGCTACTACAGCAAGGGGGCACTGGTGGCTCTGGCCCTCGACCTGACCATCCGCCGGGAGACCCACGGAAAGCGCTCCCTGGACGATGTCATGCACGCCCTGTGGAACGAATATGGTCGCAATGACCGGGGCATCGACGAGCGCGAATACGAAGCTTTCGTCGAGGAGGTCGCCGGGATCTCACTGAGTGGATTCTTCGACAAGGCCCTGCGCGGGACCGACGATCTGCCGCTGGCCGAGCTGCTCTCCTCTGTAGGGGTGGGCTATCACCTGCGCTCGGCCGAGTCGGACACCGACAAGGGTGGCAAGCCTCCCTCCCCCGACGCCAGCCACCCGGATCTAGGCATCCGCCTGGCACCCTCCACCGAGGAGGCAAAGATCCTCTTTGCCTTCGAGGGGCGTTCGGCCATGCGGGCGGGCCTTTCCGCCGGAGACGTGGTCGTGGCCATCGACGGGATCAAAACCACCCGTGGCAACCTGGATCAACTCTTGAGTCGCTATCAGGGGGGCGATAAGCTCGACGTACATGCCTTCCGCCGCGACGAACTGATGACCTTCGAGGTGGAGTTGCAGGAAACACCGCCCGATACCTGCTACCTTACGCTCGATGATGCGGAAGGTGAAACGCTTCAGTATCGCCAGCACTGGCTCGGCGGAGCGGGGTAG